In Rhinoraja longicauda isolate Sanriku21f chromosome 27, sRhiLon1.1, whole genome shotgun sequence, one DNA window encodes the following:
- the LOC144606788 gene encoding dnaJ homolog subfamily C member 5-like, producing the protein MTNRLERSNSTRGESLYIILHLPKKSSPEEVKTAYRKLALRYHPDKNPDDPSAAEIFKEINRAHTILADEKKKYIYDSYGSAGLHLASMLGEDGENFLASQSNCCMKFVSFFCMIITCCCCCLCCCFCCGKCLPKEEKCNHMPEDHPMHTNESNIILAQPYTVNRETTPLTQEFDHSQNAVK; encoded by the exons ATGACCAACAGACTAGAGCGATCCAATTCAACACGAGGGGAATCTCTGTACATAATTCTACACTTGCCAAAGAAGTCTTCCCCGGAAGAGGTCAAAACAGCCTATAG GAAGTTGGCACTGAGGTACCACCCTGATAAAAATCCAGATGACCCTTCAGCAGCCGAGATATTCAAGGAGATAAACAGAGCCCACACCATACTCGCTGATGAAAAGAAGAAGTACATCTACGACTCGTATGGTTCAGCTGGGCTGCACCTGGCCTCCATGCttggggaggatggagagaactTCCTGGCCTCGCAGAGCAACTGTTGCATGAAG TTTGTGAGCTTCTTCTGTATGATCATCAcgtgttgttgctgctgcttgtGCTGCTGTTTCTGCTGTGGCAAATGTTTGCCGAAAGAGGAAAAATGCAATCACATGCCAGAGGACCATCCCATGCACACAA ATGAATCAAACATTATTCTGGCTCAACCATATACCGTGAACAGAGAAACAACTCCATTAACCCAAGAGTTTGATCACAGCCAGAACGCAGTTAAATAA